The Anopheles gambiae chromosome 2, idAnoGambNW_F1_1, whole genome shotgun sequence genomic sequence AAACTAAACGCTCCTTCTAAACATATTGGACAGAACAGTGAATAATAGTACTCATGGAGGGGAACTTACTTCAATTATGGGGATGGGTATACATTATGCTCTATCATATCATTGGCGCATTGATGGATTGCTTCAGCGTTGATTATGCTTAACCTTCGTACCCACTACCGAGACCCTTTTGTAAGATTTAGAAATGGCCACTAGGAACCCGAAcccgttttttttcgaaaaaacaaaacaaaaaaatgcggTAACCTTGTTCAGGCTGCAAGGAGAGGACTTTGGAGCAGGCACTGCACACGCTCTACTTTCTACTCCCCAAACACCAAAactgtgattttgttttactactactactacagctACTACTATTTCTGTTGTGTGGCTTTTTTCTCTTATAAACGATCATTTTCTTGTACGTCGTAACACGGCCACGGTTGGCGTAATGGCTGTCCTCTGCGATCACATTGTTCGGCAGCGCGGAGTGGAGCTTGGAAGCCGTGTGGTAAAATTAACCACCACGCTACTCTTGTCGTTGAGCACACAACTTGGGACAAAACTCTAAACCCTGGGATCGCGTAGAAAAGGCGTAAGCTCCGACGCGTATATACAGGGGAGTGTGAGAGCGAGCGATTACGCAACGTGCACAACAATCCTAATTGCTATCAAAGCAACCCCTGGAGGCAGCCGCAGGCGCGTGCAAGTGGACGCGAAGATGAGGATGTACACGGTACAGTAAATCATAATCGAACCTACGAATAAAATGaaggaagaaaacagaaacTAACCCACGCGATCGGCGAACGATTACGGCACTTTCTTCATGTGTGGTGTGGTGACAGTGTTTACTACTCCGAGAAAGAAAATGAAGTGGGAAGCAAGTGGGGAGCGGTTTCAACACGCCAATAGAGGAAACTCGACTGTAGCGCACTGATAAGGAAGCGTAACAAGTGAAGCTGGGTAAGTAGACACGTGAAGTACACGCCGAAAGAGTTGATCGTAATAAAAAAGCAGGAGTAAAACACGGACGTGACCGGTGACGGTGGTGAAAAGTGAAGGAAAATTAATGGCTTTCCAGGGATTGCTTCACCATCTTGCTGCTGCGGTCTGCCTTTACCATTATGCAATGCGGTGAGCCCCCGACTTCTGTGTGCAACGCGGCGAGATTTACGAACTCTTATTTTATTGACTTCCTGTACGGTGTGACATCCATCAAATAGACCcagcgagagtgtgtgtgtgtgtgtgtgctggactGATCaccaaaaatgattaaatgatCTCGCAAGAAGGTCGACTGCTTTCCGCACCAAACCCACCACCGAACAACCCTTATCTGAATTGGCAACCTTTACTTTGCCACTTAACCTTAGACCGCCCTGGGGGACGAGGACGAACTTCGAAAGGCGTCCGAAAAAAGGCACTCGATACGGTAGCTGCCCGGTGCCGCCCGAAACTGttcaaatgaacaaaaaaaaaacacgtccaCCCTGATGCCGAACCACCGAACCTCTCTTTCGATCAAAAGCGAGTGTGTGAAAAGCCGCCAAACAGGTTCGCGTGCAGTCGCGGGCCGTGGAGCGATTGGTCATTTTCCAAGCCATGGCCATCGCGTATCCAACGCGTCACAGCGCCCATACCGTACTGTTGTTATACCACCAGTGACCAGcacctgtgtttgtgtggctcAGATTGGGGTTATTCACACGCGCCGGGGCCCTTTTGAACCAGTGCACCTGTGCAGTGCGTACTTGTGCTAGTATAGATGGAAATTTAAGTGAACGAGTGGGTTCTATTCACGCGGCTCACTGGGCGCACAAGTTGTTGTGGTAGGCGCCACCGCTATCGCGAAACGTCCGGTGCAACTGCACCGATTGGTGATGTTTGCCTCAACCTGAATTTTCTCCCGAATGCAATGCGCACTTGCTAATTGGTAGATTACGGGGTGGAGTTGAAAGTGGGGCAAGCGGTTTTAAGGCTTAGTGAAGAACGAATGTTAGAAACTTCTAATTTCGTTAATGATaactttttactttttttaataatgaaGCGGGTGGCGGACGTTCTTTGAAATAGTTCTTATCATTTAACATTTTGTGCAGATTGGCTAGCATTtcaaatatgatttttttgaaTTCTACATGAATTTAgctctttaaaataaatattcaatatGATTTTCTACACTTAACATTGATAAATCATTCGATTACATTACTAACGATATATACCAACGTCTTAATTTTTCGCAAAATCTCTTTAAAAGAAATTTACAGGGCttttcaggggttctcatagttttGGGACACTTCTGTCACTCTTTCTTATTGGAAATGAAGTTCATGtgttggaaattcctattggatttgtccaaaaaGGTCGCTGGAGAGTCCAATTTATATTACATTGAGTAAATTTCACGAAAGAATGATTTAATAAAGTGTCGCACAGCTATAAGAACTCTTTGAAAACTCTGTAAAGGCTCAAAATATTCTTAAATTTAGCCACCAAAGAAGTATCTAATCAACGAAAATCGTTCACACTCTAACCGTCTCTGTCTGTTTATTatttgaaaatggaaaaaaacatcGATCCTTCATGACCGCAGTTCATCCCATTGTGGCTAAAAACATCGAAACATCGCCATCTTTTGTTGGGTGCATCCATaagttttgttggtttttcgtTGGGAAGTGCATTagtaatttgaaaaataatccAGTTCCTAGAATTTCAAGtacgtttgtgtttttttattaattcattTGGTATGTCTTATGACAGAACAACTTGTCCTATTTGCTATGTGATCTACTAAATAATCGTTTCCAGTCTATTTACTTATCCATATTGCTTCACGATAACCAAACTTCGTGATGTAATGATGTAATGAAGCAATCAAAGCTTCCAGCTTCCCTATAGTAATAATCCACCTGTTGCCCTATTGTATCTAATTCCTTTAATGACCCTACAACCATTCCATCATCCTTTCGTTCATATGTTTTGCTCCTGCTAAACGACGCATTTTATGAAGCTTCATTTAGTTTGAATCTTTTTTCTTCGAACGGTGagctaaattataaattactACTTTTCATTTCCTAGACATTGGCAAAAAACAGAACTAACTTTATTAGTCGCATCTGGCCACAAAAAAAGGCTCAGAAGCTTCTCGTTGAGCTCCTCTCATCAGCCTCCATCAAGAAAAACAATcctgatgttttcttttctcatCTATCGCATGGCTCTTGAGATAAATCGCAACTCGCCACGATCGCCCTGGCAATTCTTTTCCATTGCGCTCGAAAGTGAGAGGATCATTGTGCGGAACCTACGAAACCGCACCGCACAACACGTCGCCCTTGCGAAACGAAAGTGAAATTTCCCAACCTGCCCTctgctctatctctctctctctttttctctctgttcACCGCATCACAACGACACAGCGAGAACGGGGAGGAAAATTGCACCCCGACGCACATGCAATTGCACACATTTAAAGATAGGTTGGCGGGCGCGTGGGGCTACCTGATTGGTAGCCTCCCTCTCTCCGCCTACTGCACTCGATGATGCGGTTCAAACGGTTCTTTTTCCTCCATTGCCTTCCGTTTCGCGTGTACGCAACTTTCGCACGTTCATTGACCCAAACGCAATGCGTGTGACGGTCCCTGGTAAAGACCGATAGTAACCATTCAGACCTGATACCGGTTTTTCCTCCTCACTAACGCTCACCGGCTGGTTGGTTGAAGTCTTTTCTCTTctcccctccccaccccctcGATCGCACTGTCGGAAAACTCCGTTCGATCTGCCCCGTTTTCTTCTGCAACAAAATTCGAAACAAAACGGCACCACTTCCTCGAGCTCCCAATTTAGGTTAAGGTCTTTAACCTTTACCATGATCTTGCCAGTACTTTCGCTCGCTTCGGGCACGGTTCCGAACGGTGCAGCAAAAGAGAGTAccggaaaaatacaaaaccacaGTGGGGTGGGAAGGCCTACGGAAAAGAAAATGCTCTCCACCCTCTCTGGTGTGCGCAGTCCGATGCAGTGGAACAAATATTCCATTAGCTTTTGGGGGTTTGAATCGATAAGCAtatataattttgtttttcctcctaCTACCGACGCTTCTAAGTAAGCTGTTTAGCTGTGCTTTCCAATTGCGCACTGGAAAGGCGTTGCatttattgattgtttttctcCAAATTTAAAATCGTTCAACCGACTAAAATGCACGCACGTGGAACGGCAACGGtttctttcaattttgatCCTAGCCTAATTATCTGATAAATTTTAACCAATTAAAACTTGCTGTTATCAAGCGAGTTGACttacgaaagacttcaacgaAGGAGCAAACGACGAACCTGCGGCTGAAAAAGCTCATTAtgaaagctttttttgtttgtagtgcacagtttattattttttcaggTATTATAAAAATGATTCATTGTTTTTATCACAAAAACAGTCTCACTGACAAATACACGTGTCCATACAGTTTCTGCTCAAACCTACGCAATGGCAATCCGCAAAGCGAAAGTTACTcgtgtctttctctctctctctttctctgcctCTTTCGAACCGTACCGCCACCGCGTGTTGCCAAAGGTTACGCTTGCTATGTTTGTGTGGCTCAGCACTGTCTCTGTGTTGGTGATTGTACACGTTCCATCTCATcgatctctcgctctctctccctctcactctcactcCATCTTTCGCTCACGGTGGAGCGTTCGGGTAGGGACCGGCTCCAGGGCCCAGGTGTTCGAACCAGTATCTGGCGCTACTACCAGCACGCATGGTCACAGTCTGCTTTGGTCCGTCTCGGAATTCGGAAGTGTGTTTCTGCACCCAACCCAATCATCAGAAGAAAGCCCTCCCGCCCCCCAAAACACCGTTCCCTTTCCTTTCGGGCATCCAACTCTCCCCTCTTGTCTTTCACGATCACACATTTCCTGGATCTTCCCGTTTCCAACCGCAAACGAGCCGGTACACGTTTTGTCCACCTTCAAATTGTGCGTGGTTTTGTGAAGAAGGTGTGTGttttcgggtgtgtgtgtgtgattaaaGTTTCCTcttcaaaaattaaaggtGATCGTGAAACTACATTCGATAACTACAGCACCGGCACGAGTATCCTGTGTATCCCGAGCTTTGCCGAAGAAGCGAAGCACTCCCGCCCTCTCACCCCCATTTCCCACCGATCGTTTTGGAGTTAATTAACACGGATTAGCAGCAGAACTGACGTACAAAAGTGAGTTTCATTCAGCAAATGATTTAGTTCGACGTGTTTGATAGTGACGTCAAACGACGTTGGGCTCGAGCAAAACGTCACACGACAAGGCGCGATCGGTCGAACCGGATTTTATGTCATAAATTCAATACGCACACAGTGAAGATACCGAATTCACGGTTTCAGACCTGTTGGACAAAGTGTCGTCAAATAAACCTTGGACAAAGACGACACCGAAGCGTACGACGACAAGAGGTGTGAAGTGAACCTTTTTTCCAATTCTGAGGGATAGTCCCTTAGGTAGGTTCCCCTCGGTATTGAACGCGCTTTCGCGCTGGGTGTGGTGTAGCTACGCAGAAgtatttccttccttttcgtCAGCGCAAACACGGAACGGTGTCACACCTTCTGCTTGATGGTGTGCGCGATCTTATGCCTATTTTAAGTCGCATAGCAGAGGCATAATTGATGGATAAGCGGTTGGCAATGCTAGACCGCTGAAACGAGTCTACACTTACGTCACAAAAAGCGTACCGATCGTTTTGGACTCGTCAAATGTCGAGGTCAACGCCCAGCAAACAACAAGGGCATGGCTGTTATCAAGATTAGATTCAGAGTAGCGCTGGAGGCTGGATTGGGGCATTACGAGATCGAGCTGATTTTAAGTAATTATTTCAAAGTCGTTTTCCACACagttttgaagcaaaattggGGACAAACTCTCAATTAAAATTGCTTCCTGTGCTTCCATTTTGTGCTCCAAATATTACAAGCAATTATTAGACCTATCTGCTCCACTACAGTTCCACCTACATCATCATCCCCGAAGAGGGGCTTTTCCATACCGCACTTTGATGATATCTTCCAAATTCAGTGCGTTCCCGTTTCGGCTCTCGAATTTGGAAATTTACATTTCATCAGATAGAGCATAAAATCATAActgagcttttttttgggtggtTTAAGGCTGGCCTAATTTAAGAGCTTGGTAGAGAAGCAAAAACTGCCACGACGCCGGTACGTCGGTGGCTGCGTCTAGTAGCGGAAAGAGTATAAAAAAACAGTTCATCCCCAAAAATACCTAGCCCGCTTTTACCTCACTTTGCACTCTTGCAACATGGCaccagaaagagagagagagagagagagagagagagagagagagagagagataaaaggCACTCATACACTGTCTACAAGCGAACGGAAAGACGCTGAAGAAAACGCGACGCTTGTAGCACGCGAAAGGCATCGCGTCGCGGGGCCAAACGAACCTCACTAAAAAGGGACCGGTGGAGAAAACTTTCTCTTTTCGTTCCGATACCAACCAACCagcgtgttgttgtgtgtatgaACTGCAGCCTCGGTACCGCGCACGAGAGGCCTTACTTTTTCAGAAACACAAAggataaaacacaattttccagccaaaaacagaaacagtaAAAGTCCAAAACTTTCCTTACGGTGCGTGTTTGCAGCCGCGCAACTTTTTGGGGACGAGTTTTCCCTTACGAAAAGGGGGTGAAACTGCACGCAGAACCGGTCCGGGGGATACGAACCCGTACGACAGGGAAATGGAACGCGCCAACTGCACATTGACCTCTGGGCTGCATTGCTCGAACGGCCCACAGCTGCATCGCACGATCTCACTTTCAAGAACTTGCGGCTGAGAAAGGGCTGTAGTGAAGGCACGAATGTAGGTTAGTGCCGTTCCGTTGGGTTTGTTGAActttcgttgttgttggctGCGACACCAAATAAGGTCAGAAGTGGAGTTTTCCGCGCAGAAAAAGCGAACCGGGCAGGAAATCCTACGATCGAAGCTGAAGAAGAATAATTTCCGGGACAAGACAAATGTCACAAAATTGCtaattttgtaaaacaatTCCTTCTTTTAGCCTGCACACAAATAAGCTCCCTTTGTTGGGCGACGAACACGTGCCTGTTGCAGTGTCACGGAAGCGACAAAACTTTTTCCAACCGCCCCAACATGAATGTTAATCGCGTCGTGAGGGTCGGAAGGGCCATGtatggctggctggttggctggttggttggACAAGACAACTCGTTGTTAAAGTTGTTTGCTGTGTGAGCTAACAATGCATCCATCCAAAAATCCTTTATAACGGTGCATTGTTCCCCGGTGCGTCATAATGTGCGTTGCGTTTCTCGAAGAAAGCCGTAAGTGTTTAATTGCCTACGCGCAAACACAAAGCACACGTTTTTTTGTACCAAATCCGTTACCTCCGTTGGCTCAGAGGATGCCATTAGTCGACCAAAGCAGCAGGGAAGGAAGTGCGCACGTAATGTTAATTGTTTTACACAAATGTTTCTGCTTTTCCTAATGGTGCGCACCTGGGGCCATTAGCGTCTGTGTGTTGCGATTTTTATCAAACTCGCTCGATTCCGGGTTCGATTGAACCCGAATCACCGAGTAGGTGATTTAGTGTAAAGCTGCCCATGcagaaacaatatttaaataaccCCCATTCAAGCTGATTAGGCATTCTGTGGCGTAACCATGTGCGCTAGAAATGGCGCCATGCGcagacgttttttttttgcgcatcTATTCGACCTTATCCCCGTTATTGTGCAAGCCTTTTAAGCTGTAGCGTCTGCATGTATGCGTTAGTCATCGCTTCATATCTCCGAAAAAGGGATCCTCGGAATGATGAACCACTACAACGAAATGGAGACGCTCTGGGTGGGTTCAACCACACGCTCACGCGAACACTACGCAAAGAGCCGTTGAAAAAGAAAGTTTCGCATTCTGTCGCACTCACATAACCTCACTGAACGCCTAGTGGCTGCTGGAGTAGGTAGATGATCTGTCACAATGTACGAATGAGCTCccaacactcactcacacacacactagcagaCTTCCATTTACTTTCCCTTGCACGTTGAACCGGTTCAGATATGCTATCTGCTAGCGGAGGTCTCAGGCCGCTTGTTGACGTAACAAACACGCGTGATGTGTGTCAATGGTTGTCGCAGATAGACTCGGTTGTCTCACTACCATCTCAAAGGCGCCCCTCTAGCTCATCCGCGCTTGCAGATTTGCACAGTTCAAAGCGGAGTGAAGTAACTAGATCAGCTAGTCAAGCTTGCCATGACCGAAAAAATGCGATCACCTGCCTCAAGTGATCTACTGCTTTGGAGGTTTACATCAAAGAAGGCGTGACCTTATCCATAACGGTTAGAGTGTGCAAGGCTACCTGAAAATAATTATCGTAAATGGACACATTACAGGGTTGCTCGCTTAATCTCTAAACGGTGTAGTCTCCGCGCGCAGCAGTCTTTTACGAATGTTTAAAGCTCTGTAATGTTTAACAGTACAAAGATTATGTCTCCAAATAATGTCACTACTGCCTCAACTACTGGTGAAAGATTACAAAACGCAATACAAACACTGTGCGAGTTACGATCGTACGATGATTCTATAATTAGCACTGCCATGCGATTATGAATCTCACCCTGACCATACACGACGTCAGCGCGTAAACACAATCGAGCAATTTCATGCTGTAAATGGAGTGGCAAATAGCGAatccaacaccaccaccacctataCCACTAAACACGTGCCGGCAATGGAGAAAGTTATACCAGCAGGCATGCGTCATTTCAAGGTTGATCCAAACTACCTCCAACCACTCACTAATGTACCTTCTTCTCCCCTTCCAGATGACCAATAAAATCGACCTCAACAAAGCCCCCGAAGCGTACGCACCGTACAGCTTCGACCTGCCGGACAAGTTCAAAATTATGGCCCAGGACGAGCTGCGCGAAGATGACGACATGCGGGAGAACGCCCTGAAGCAGTTCCGCGAGTGGATCGCCAAACATCCGCTGATCCGCAAGTGCCGCACGGACGCACCGTTCCTGTTGCGCTTTCTGCGCACGAAAAAGTTCTCCATCCCGGCCGCGACGGAGATGCTGGAGAAGTACCTGACCATCCGGCAGGTCTATCCGCACTGGTTCTTCAAGCTGGACATTAACGATCCCGACCTGGAGGCGATCATCGACAGTGGCTACTTGTTCGCGCTGCCCGAGCGTGACGAGCACGGGCGCAAGATCATCTTCTCCAATGCGGGCAAGTTCGATACGAGCCGGTTCACGTCGGCCCAGCTGATCAAGATCCACTCGATGGTGCTGGAGGCGCTGCAGGACGAGGAGGAGTCACAGATCTCGGGCTACATACACGTGACGGACGATTCCGAGCTCAACATTGGCTTCCTGAGCATCTGGTCGTTTACGGACATTCGCAACTTGGCGCACTGTGTGCAGAACTCGCTGCCGATGCGTCAGAAGGAGAACCACTTCGTCAGCCTGCCCTCGTTCGCGAACAAGCTGTCCGAGTTTATACTGTCCGTGCTGAGCGAGAAGCTGCGCAACCGGGTGTTTGTCCACCGGGGCTGGGATGAAGCAAAGACGAAGATCAATCCCAAGCTGCTGCCGAAGGAGTACGGCGGTACGGTGCCGATGGCGGAGTGTATTGCCCAGTTCAAGAAGCAGCTCAAAGAACGTCGTGATATTGTGCTGGCGCTGGACGAGATGGAGATCGAGATCAACAAGAGTACGATCCCGTGGGCTGACAGTACGGATGCGGACATTGCCAGTGGTGTCATCGGCAGCTTCCGCAAGCTGGAAGTTGACTAAGATTTCAAGGCTCTCTCCCCTATTTAGCTTGGGCTTTACTATTTTAGGGGAGGGCGTTCGTTTCGGGGCGCACGGTTAGATTCTTAAGCTTAGTAAATGTTTGTTTCATGGTGTATGAGTGAAGAGTTCCCAGCAGTCCCCGATTCCTTTAGTATCCTCCCTCTCCATTACACTTAATTTTTAAGCAAACCGAGCAGCGACACTAACAGTGACACTCGCTACGCCGGGAAGGTGGAATACAGTTACCAAAACAGTCGACCATTCGTGCCGGTCCGATATGCGCGCCCACAGGCGCATCGGACAGGCAAGCAGTGGATCGCGTTACTTCTTAATTCGCTCCTACCGTACGATTTATCTGTTGCGATTTGCGTTATTTTTTGTCCTTCGTTTTCCTCCACATGCTTCCTGTTGAACATGGGTTTGGGCAGTTGCTGTTTGCTAGATCAACGGCCAACAAAAAGGTTCGCGCTGTGATCGAAGGTTATTACGTTGCCTTGTGTATTGGTTCTAAATTATTATCGTTGGCTAGGCCTTACGTTTTATCCTTATCGGTGTTATGTTCGTTTCAGTAGCAGTTACGATCGTACAAGCAGTATTGAAGCGGGAAGCACGAGAACACGATCGCGTTCGAAGGTATggaagaaacagagagagcACACGCTGACACATGATTGTAATCGTTAGGTACTAAGTAAGCACAACAGATAAACAAATATATTCAATCATATCCTTTTACGGGGAGCGTTTAGTGTTCTGAGATCCTTTCCTTTTACTGTACTAAAACGATTGGGTTGTTAAACTCGCAGCCCGCGCTGTTTCTTGCAcccaaatgtatgcaatcagcGTACACCTCAGAGATAGGCAACCCGCATCACTACAGTGCGGATGGAAAAATGAACCTGAAAGGGAAATAACATTATGATTTGAACCTTTGGCTACAAGTGATAGGAACAATCTTtcgattgttttatttaaaaatccgaaataatagaaaaaatgTTGTAGAAACAAATATCTAACTCTAATCAAATAGCTCTCTTAAGATACAACGCCGTATCTACGTGAAGTAAATTTCGGATCTACTGTACCTTAATTATCGTTTTATTTCTCAAACCTTACAGATACAAAAATGGTGtcgtaataaacaaaacaaaatcaaattttcttCAAACCTCGTGTAATCGCCGCTACATTTCTCACCACACCGGCTACGCTGCgaccctctctctttctgcgGCCGCTCGCTCACGAACGCAAACCACCCGTGTTTCGATGACATTGACCGCCAAATCGGTCAGTGGGCCATTATTTTGTCTCTGCAGTCGTGAGAGGCAGGGTTGTTGGCCTCGGACAACCGGCGGAGCAAAGGAGATGAGCTGACAGACGCGCACACTGCGGATGCAGCTTGCCAGGCCGCCCACCCTTAATGTGATGGTAATTTTACGACACCCAGATTAGGGGAGAGCGTGCATCTTTAGATAAGCCTTAGCGAGAGATCAAGCCTCAAAGGATAAGATTGCATTGTCAAGGTTCAAGGTGTTTGGTGACAAAGCGCGGAACAGGCGCGTTGGTTTTGGAATATTtgaacacattcaaacaccgACACATCGGAAACGATTCTAACTGCTAGGTAGGACCTAAAAGTGAAACCATCGACCTATCCCACGGTACGTGCAAGACACATGCGACACCATGGTTCGACATTTGCACAACATTGCAATTACGCGCCCGTCCCAATCAATCCAGCCCACGTGTTTCGGTGTATCTCCTCGACGCTGATGACAGGAATCGCAACCGGCACGTCGCTCATTACCGGCAACCTTTAACCCCGTGGTGGCTTCCACAACGCCTTCAATCTCGAAGGCGATGGCCTTCAGCTAATTTGGTCCCTACAGCTGGAGCCTCACAGCGtcgaaacaacacacattcGCATTCATCATCGTCCGTGTCCGATTGCGCCATCCGCGCACATTGCGTACATTGCGCACTGCAGCCACCCTCGTGGAAAGGAACTCATGCTCATCTAATCTCGGCTTCAAACGGCTCCAAACGCCGATCGGTTGCAGCAGATTGCGCCCTCAATTATGCACCGAGGAGGATGCTCCGAAGCAAACGAATCGCAAAGCTTCACCATCCTTTCATAAAGACCATGCTGACCCACTTTAATCACTGCCAAACTTCCATTATTCATCTCCGGCCCGCAGCTAATTGGTTTGTTTCAGTATCACATAAGCGATCGGTTCGGATGGATATCATTCTTTCTGGTGGAGTCGTCGAGCTCCCAATCACTCCTATCTCGCTCTGCTTGCACCTACTTTGGCGCACGAATGTCGCAAACAAAAATCGACCAACCAGATTCGCTCCCGATACAAATCTTTATCCCATTCACGATCATAATTGGTCCTAAACAGGGCAAGGCAATTGTTACGGCCTGCCAGGCACACGACTTTCCTTTCCGAAACGACCCAAACGTGAGCTGTTTTCCATATTCCTTCCCCATCGTCGCCGATCAGTGGGACAACGACAATAGAgcgcagtagcagtagcagctcCAAAACCGATCAAAACCCCTTGGGGGGACGAGCTCCCACGAGGAAAAGCTCAGCGCTGTGTTGTGCTTCCTGCTTGGGAAAATAAATCGTGTGTGCaatgtctcgctctctccgtctcACTTACCTTTTCTATGTGCATTGCAATCCGCggctggttgttgttttttgttttgtttgtgaaagGAGTAAAATCTTTAACACCTCGCCTCGATCCCGTGCgcacaaacgaaacgaaatggcTCGTATGGATGATGCAATACGGGAAATTTGTGCACGATCATGTAAACAAC encodes the following:
- the LOC1269821 gene encoding clavesin-1 — protein: MTNKIDLNKAPEAYAPYSFDLPDKFKIMAQDELREDDDMRENALKQFREWIAKHPLIRKCRTDAPFLLRFLRTKKFSIPAATEMLEKYLTIRQVYPHWFFKLDINDPDLEAIIDSGYLFALPERDEHGRKIIFSNAGKFDTSRFTSAQLIKIHSMVLEALQDEEESQISGYIHVTDDSELNIGFLSIWSFTDIRNLAHCVQNSLPMRQKENHFVSLPSFANKLSEFILSVLSEKLRNRVFVHRGWDEAKTKINPKLLPKEYGGTVPMAECIAQFKKQLKERRDIVLALDEMEIEINKSTIPWADSTDADIASGVIGSFRKLEVD